In the Candidatus Cloacimonadota bacterium genome, AAAAATATTGCAAATGGTCAAACTTATTTGATTCATATCAATGGAAATTCTGATTGAGGTTGTGTTCCCATATTTTTTTGTATGAATGAACTTGGTTGGAATTTCCAATCTTTGCAGAGCAAAATCAATTGAAGCTTGCACGGGTGTTTTATCGGAAATTGCTTTTTCTGTTTCAGGTATTTCTTCAGGAACATTTAGAGATGATTCTGCGTGATCATTAACTGGTTTTATTGGAATCATTTGCCATATAAAAAAGGCAATGATGATACACGCAGCAACTACCAAAAACAGTTTAAATTTGTTGGGAGTTTTTGATTTTCCCGATTTTTGTTTTTTTGTCATTTTTTTTCGATATTTTTTTCTACTTGTATTTGCCATGGTTTCTCTCTTGGTACGAATTATGTCTCATAAATTTGTCATGGAGAAATCTTTGTCAAAATATTGACAAACTTTTATGAACTTCAAGAAAGTATTCATATTAAAAATAAGAAAATTTCAGATTGGATATTAGTAAATGATTTTCAAAATATTTAACAAAATAATTCAGGAGGAAACATGGTAGAAATCCGTATGCACGGACGAGGTGGTCAGGGAGCTGTAAAAGCCTCAATAATTCTGGCAGAAGCTGCTTTTCAAGGTGGCAAATATGTTCAAGCATTTCCTCGATTCGGTGTTGAGCGTCGTGGTGCTCCGATAGAAGCATTCACACGAATTGATGACAAACCGGTCCAAATCCGTTCTCAAATCTATTTTCCCAACGGAATAATTGTTCTTGATCCCACTCTGATCGAAGTTGTGGATGTTACAAAAGGTTTAAAAAAAGGTGGTTGGATATTAATCAACTCCAACAAAAAACCTGAAGAATTCGACTTTGGTAACGACTACAAAATTTATACTGTAGATGCCACAGATATTGCAGTTCAAAACAAACTTGGCTCGCAAGCCGCTCCAATAGTGAATACCGCAATTGTAGGCGCATTTGCCAAAATTAGCGGAATGATCTCTTTGGAAGAAGTAAATCAGGGAATCGAGAATTCCATCCCAAGATTCAAAGAAGCAAACAAAAAAGCCGCGCAAGAGGCTTTCGAATCTGTTCACATGTAGAAATAGGTAATTTTAATAAGGAAAGGATAACGAAATATGGTTATAAAATTCCAGAAGGACGGTAAACCGGTGAAAATAACCGGCGCCAAAGATATGCCTCCTATGCCTGCTTCTTTGGGTATGATGACCCATAACAAAACCGGAAGCTGGCGAAACGTGAAGCCTGTAATAAATTACGAAAAATGTATCAACTGTTATATCTGTTGGAAATTTTGTCCGGAACCGGCAATTGACATAAGAGATGAAAAACCGGTTATAAATTATGATTATTGCAAAGGATGTATGATGTGTGCTGAAGAATGTCCGACAAATGCAATTGATACTGTAGTGGAGGGAAAATGAAGAAAACAATGATGGGTAACTTTGCAGCCTCTTGGGGAGCACAGCTCTCCCGTGCCCAAGTTATCGCTGCATATCCAATAACCCCGCAAACATTGATTGTAGAAAAATTATCTGAAATAGTAGCGGATGGTAAACTTGATGCTGAATTCATAAAAGTTGAATCCGAGCATTCTGCTATGTCCGCTTGCATCGGTGCTTCTGCTGCTGGTGCTCGCGCTTATACGGCTACAAGTGCCCAAGGTTTGGCTCTGATGCACGAGATGTTACATTGGGCTGCCCTCGCTCGTTTACCAATCGTGATGACAAACGTAAACAGAGCAATGGCACCAGGTTGGTCAATTTGGGCTGATCAAAATGATAGTTTGGCTCAGAGAGATACCGGCTGGATGCAAATCTACTCTTCCAGCGCTCAGGATATTTTGGATTCAACTATGATCGCTTACAAAGTTAGTGAAAAAGTATTGCTTCCTACAATGATCTCATTTGACGCTTTTTTCCTCTCTCACACCGTTGAAGTAGTTGATATGCCCGAACAGAAACTTATTGACGAATTTCTTCCCCCGTATAATCCCGAATATAAATTAGATATTCAAGATCCTCGTTCATTCGGTGCTCTTACCGATCAAAATCACTATTACGAATTTCGTTACAAAATGCAAAATGCGATGGATGACGCTCTAATCGAATTCAAAAAAGCCGGCGCAGAATACGAAAAACTCACCGGCAGAAAATATGATTTCATTCATCCTTACAGATGTGATGATGCTGACCTTATTATGGTTACTTCAGGCACAATTTCAGAAACCACGAATGTTGCTGTTGATCGTCTTCGTGAACAGGGTAAAAAAGTTGGTAACCTCAAAATCCGCATGATCAGACCATATCCAAAACAGGATGTGATAGAAGCTTTGAAAAACTGCGGTAAAATTGCTGTAATCGACAGAAATATTTCTTGTGGTTATCATGGAATTTTCTCTCAGGAATTGAAGGCTGCTCTTTATGGCGAATTAGAAACTCCGGTATGGGGTTTGATCGCCGGACTCGGTGGAAGAGATGTTCAGGTTGAAAATATCATGAAAATGGCAGATGATACTCTGAAGAGTGATACTCCAAAAGATATTATTTGGGAAGGAGTAAAAAGATGAAATTGACAATACCATACGAAGAAATTATGCAACCAGGTCATCTTGCTTGCCAAGG is a window encoding:
- a CDS encoding 2-oxoacid:acceptor oxidoreductase family protein, whose translation is MVEIRMHGRGGQGAVKASIILAEAAFQGGKYVQAFPRFGVERRGAPIEAFTRIDDKPVQIRSQIYFPNGIIVLDPTLIEVVDVTKGLKKGGWILINSNKKPEEFDFGNDYKIYTVDATDIAVQNKLGSQAAPIVNTAIVGAFAKISGMISLEEVNQGIENSIPRFKEANKKAAQEAFESVHM
- a CDS encoding 4Fe-4S binding protein, with product MPPMPASLGMMTHNKTGSWRNVKPVINYEKCINCYICWKFCPEPAIDIRDEKPVINYDYCKGCMMCAEECPTNAIDTVVEGK
- the porA gene encoding pyruvate ferredoxin oxidoreductase, with protein sequence MKKTMMGNFAASWGAQLSRAQVIAAYPITPQTLIVEKLSEIVADGKLDAEFIKVESEHSAMSACIGASAAGARAYTATSAQGLALMHEMLHWAALARLPIVMTNVNRAMAPGWSIWADQNDSLAQRDTGWMQIYSSSAQDILDSTMIAYKVSEKVLLPTMISFDAFFLSHTVEVVDMPEQKLIDEFLPPYNPEYKLDIQDPRSFGALTDQNHYYEFRYKMQNAMDDALIEFKKAGAEYEKLTGRKYDFIHPYRCDDADLIMVTSGTISETTNVAVDRLREQGKKVGNLKIRMIRPYPKQDVIEALKNCGKIAVIDRNISCGYHGIFSQELKAALYGELETPVWGLIAGLGGRDVQVENIMKMADDTLKSDTPKDIIWEGVKR